A portion of the Plasmodium relictum strain SGS1 genome assembly, chromosome: 11 genome contains these proteins:
- a CDS encoding 60S ribosomal protein L7-2, putative, with product MIKNTKNKQPKNKIGNNKIKRVKFRRIKKIKFKDEKIPVEKKINKVKIKRSKKKLDTIYKKKEYKKKLEKQKDEFYNLQQQLKKQSFDNEKYCIFVLRNNVDCIYNAPRRILQKLNLNNKYDGILLINTKKNMKNLFILNPYICYGYIKKYNFYNLMEKRLFIKDDNNQIKRINGNKMIENLFGKFGIFSFSSFCDYIFECQENADIIAKKYIMPFDFSFLNNKMTFDFLQFKNEFKGFMKEEINEILEKII from the exons atgattaaaaatacaaaaaacaAACAacctaaaaataaaattggaaataataaaataaaacgtGTAAAATttagaagaattaaaaaaataaaattcaaagatgaaaaaataccagtagaaaaaaaaataaataaagtgAAAATAAAG aggagcaaaaaaaaattggacACTATctataaaaagaaagaatataaaaaaaaattagaaaaacaGAAAGATGAGTTTTATAATTTACAacaacaattaaaaaaacaaagttTTGATAACGAAAAGTACTGCATTTTTGTGTTAAGAAATAATGTTGATTGTATTTATAATGCTCCCAGAAGAATCCTTCAA aaattaaatttaaataataaatatgatggcatattattaattaatacaaaaaaaaatatgaaaaacttatttatattaaatccTTACATATGTTAtggttatataaaaaaatacaatttttataatttaatggAAAAAAGGCTTTTCATAAAAGATGATaataatcaaataaaaagaataaatggCAATAAAATGATTGAAAATCTATTTGGGAAATTTGggattttttctttttcgtCGTTTTGTGATTACATTTTCGAATGTCAAGAAAATGCAGATATCAttgcaaaaaaatatattatgccctttgatttttcatttttaaataataaaatgacttttgattttttgcaatttaaaaatgaatttaaagGATTTATGAAAGaagaaattaatgaaatattggaaaaaataatttaa